CCGCGATATAATAAACGGCAAAAGACGGGAGGAAATTTCTATTTGCCGGAGCGCCTGATGTTTGAGATTGCGGCATGGCTGTATGTTCGCGGAGCCTTTATTTTACAAAGACCGCGCAATACCGGGAATAATTCTCCTTGAGTGCAAGCTTTTTGAATATCGGATTCGCCTCGGCTTTCCTGCCAAGCTCAAAAAGAACGAGCGCGCGGAAAAAAGAAGCCTCATCAGCGAGAGAGTCCGGCGCCTGTGCGAAGAAATGCAGGGCTTTGTCCAGATCGCCCTTCTGATAACAGGCCAGGGCCAGATAAAAATTACTTTCGGGAAAATCTGCCTTTATTTTTTCGAGCTCTTCAACGGCCTCGTCGGGATTGCCGTCTCTCATCCAGTTCATGGCCATTTTTACGGCGAAGTCTTTCGCGCTCAGAACAGCAGCGCATCCCGACAGGGCATTGCGCGCGGCGGGATAATTCCCCATGGCTTCGTGGGATTCATAGAGCATCATCATCGCTTTTTTGTCGTCAGGATAAATTTTAAGATACTGCTCCAGATACACCGTCGCCTTGAGTATGCGGCCATTCCTGTAATAGGCCTCGCCCAGGCCCAGCAGCAGCGACGGCGTCTTAACGCCCCTGTTCTCAAGAGCGGTGAATTCCGCAATAGCCTCGGCGATAAGCCCTTCCCGCAGCAGCATCTCACCCAGGCGAAGGCCGATAAAAGGATCTCCGTCGCCGGTCTGGGCGGCTTCCCTGAGCGTCTTTATCGCGTTCAGATTGTCTTTTTGATTCGCGTAAAGTTCCGCCAGAGCCGTAAGTATTTCGCGTTTTACCGCGCTCTTATAGGAAGCATCCTGAGAAGCGTTCTTCAGCGTCTTCACGGCTTCGTCCGGATTCCCCGCGGCCTCAAAAGAGGCCGCTATTTCAAGAGGCGACGGCCTTCCAATCCTCACACCCGCGCAGGAAGAGATGAACACAAGCGCGGACAGAACGGTTAAAGCGCCGAATTTTCTCATTTGTCCGGCGCCGCCTTTATTTTTTCAAGAGTTTTTTGCAGAAACATTTTCTCTATTTCACCGGCTTTCTTAACGGTCGCGTCATAACCCGCTTCCGACGTCTGCGCGAATTTGTCCAAATCCAGCGGGGAAACATCCCTCAAGTCAGGTTCTATCACCACATCCGCTTTCTCAAGCTGACGCCGCGAGAGCACGGTACCGGAGACAGATATCACCTGCGTGAGGACGGCGATTATACTCCTCGAATCGGAAAGCCAGCGGGACCCACCCGTCCACGAGGCCACTATCATATCAGCGCCCTCGGCTAAGGCCAGATCCGTCGGCACATTATCCACCACGCCGCCGTCCACAAGCACGCGGTGCCTGTACTCCACGGGCTCAAAGATCCCGGGGATGCATGAAGAAGCCCGCACCGCCGGGATAAGATCGCCGTCGCGGAACACGATTTTCTCACCCGTTCTGATGTCACAGGCCACGCACAAAAACGGGATCTTAAGATCGCTGAATTTCTTATCCCCCATATGAGAAAACATCCAGTCTCCCATTTTTTCGCTTGATATGATGCTATTGAGATTAAGGATCCTGGCCGGCGTCACCCTGAACTCTATGAGCTCGTTCCAGTTCAGCCCTGCGATGATCCTGTCAATTTCCGCGCCGTCCATGCCCGAGGCGTAAAGCGCCCCCACGATCGCGCCCACAGAGGTGCCGACAATAAGATCCAGCGGCAGTTTTTTCTCCTGCCATGACTTCAACACCCCGACATGCGCAAGGCCGCGGGCGGCGCCGCCGGAAAGGACGAGGGCCACTTTGGCGCGCTGATCCTGCCAGCGGCTTGACGCGAGTATCCGCAAATGGTCTTCCGTGTTAAAAGAATGCCCGAGGGCGGCAAAAAATAACACTATAAATAAAAATCGGCGAGGCATTCAGTATTTGGAAATCAAAAGCCCCGCGGCGTATTCAAGATAAGCGCCCGCGAGGTCAAACTTCATTCCGGCGTCCAGTTCATTCTCTGTTATCCGCGCCCAGGTCACAATATCCTCCGGGCTGATCTTCCCAGGCATACGAAAATTCTTTTTTTCCGCCTGCGCCTCTTTAAGATATTCCCCCGCGAGGGAATATCCGCGGCAGGCCTTTTCAACTTCGCGCCTTATAGCCTCTTCCGCATGGGAGATATTGACTTTGGTTTTGCGCAGAAGCGCTTTCTTTTCCTCAAAACGCAGCCAGCGGGCGCCGCCGTCATAAAGAGGTAAAGACATACTGATCCCCACCTGAAAATTGCTCGCCCACTCATCGCCGACGGCATGGAGATAATCATAAGTGGAGAAAAGATCCACATTGGGGAATTTGACCGACTGCTCGAGCCCCAAAGAAAGAAAATCCACCGATTCCTTTTCCCTGAGGCTCTTCAGTTCCGGTCGGTTCTGACCGGCCAGAAGGATGAACTTCGTTGGCTCGTCACCGGAGAGATTACCGTCAACAAACGCTTCACCGCCTATATCTTCCGCCTTGATAAATTCAGACGATATCAGCGCGTTGAGCGCGTAA
The sequence above is a segment of the Candidatus Omnitrophota bacterium genome. Coding sequences within it:
- a CDS encoding tetratricopeptide repeat protein encodes the protein MRKFGALTVLSALVFISSCAGVRIGRPSPLEIAASFEAAGNPDEAVKTLKNASQDASYKSAVKREILTALAELYANQKDNLNAIKTLREAAQTGDGDPFIGLRLGEMLLREGLIAEAIAEFTALENRGVKTPSLLLGLGEAYYRNGRILKATVYLEQYLKIYPDDKKAMMMLYESHEAMGNYPAARNALSGCAAVLSAKDFAVKMAMNWMRDGNPDEAVEELEKIKADFPESNFYLALACYQKGDLDKALHFFAQAPDSLADEASFFRALVLFELGRKAEANPIFKKLALKENYSRYCAVFVK
- a CDS encoding patatin-like phospholipase family protein, whose translation is MPRRFLFIVLFFAALGHSFNTEDHLRILASSRWQDQRAKVALVLSGGAARGLAHVGVLKSWQEKKLPLDLIVGTSVGAIVGALYASGMDGAEIDRIIAGLNWNELIEFRVTPARILNLNSIISSEKMGDWMFSHMGDKKFSDLKIPFLCVACDIRTGEKIVFRDGDLIPAVRASSCIPGIFEPVEYRHRVLVDGGVVDNVPTDLALAEGADMIVASWTGGSRWLSDSRSIIAVLTQVISVSGTVLSRRQLEKADVVIEPDLRDVSPLDLDKFAQTSEAGYDATVKKAGEIEKMFLQKTLEKIKAAPDK
- a CDS encoding TolC family protein, with amino-acid sequence MKEKYINVVYLKRKIEALENALRQIKKTDGGGKAGFYSDMLRQKSELNAALVDNVYALNALISSEFIKAEDIGGEAFVDGNLSGDEPTKFILLAGQNRPELKSLREKESVDFLSLGLEQSVKFPNVDLFSTYDYLHAVGDEWASNFQVGISMSLPLYDGGARWLRFEEKKALLRKTKVNISHAEEAIRREVEKACRGYSLAGEYLKEAQAEKKNFRMPGKISPEDIVTWARITENELDAGMKFDLAGAYLEYAAGLLISKY